In a genomic window of Primulina huaijiensis isolate GDHJ02 unplaced genomic scaffold, ASM1229523v2 scaffold37281, whole genome shotgun sequence:
- the LOC140968486 gene encoding homeobox protein BEL1 homolog, with product MAGSSIGYCYSDSSSSGNPSMQTPQHVMSQLQTFESNSEIYNLTAGMEMIGFPSKNLPQENSSSFLWKGFFNKPGNPTSSSSSKVINEPSSNEFYQHDLAGISDITMNIPPDSYHQNRLMVDDSNLRCVFPCEGNERPSQGLSLSLSSSNPSTIGIQSFELRQQDDLRFGPSSSRSVNVQNQSDSMPGLFHFGHSKFMGPAQELLNEFCNLGTKQNDENSKKNLQKNGDFHDDESTIKSQSLYSLDLLELQKRKAKLLHMLEEVDKRYKHYCDQMKAVVSSFESVAGNGAATVYSALASRAMSRHFRCLRDGIVSQIKATKKAMGDKDTAAPGTSKGETPRLRFIDQSLRQHRQFQQMSMMESHPWRPQRGLPERSVSVLRAWLFEHFLHPYPSDVDKHILARQTGLSRSQVSNWFINARVRLWKPMVEEMYLEELKERDGVLGALEVANLDENESLQNQNLSINENDQKPTQDQLVRIDSECLSSIINNPEKNNGKKNRTLRNELQNQAFGRVAGDSYGAMELDFSSSYTHHAAATGSYVENAGVPSYAAAAGGGGVSLTLGLQQHGGVSLSFSPTSQNSIFYPRDHMEDCQTVQYSLLDSESQTLPYRNLMGAQLLHDLAG from the exons ATGGCTGGTTCGTCAATTGGATATTGCTATTCCGATTCATCTTCAAGTGGGAACCCAAGTATGCAGACTCCTCAACATGTAATGAGCCAGTTGCAGACTTTTGAGTCCAATTCAGAGATCTACAATTTAACTGCAGGAATGGAGATGATAGGGTTTCCTTCGAAGAATCTGCCCCAAGAAAATAGCAGCTCGTTTTTGTGGAAAGGGTTCTTCAACAAGCCTGGAAACCCCACCAGCTCATCTTCTTCGAAAGTGATAAACGAGCCCAGCTCAAATGAATTTTACCAGCATGATTTAGCCGGGATTTCTGATATTACAATGAATATTCCACCAGATTCTTACCATCAGAACAGATTGATGGTAGATGATTCAAATTTGAGATGTGTTTTTCCTTGTGAAGGTAATGAAAGGCCAAGCCAAGGTCTTTCACTTTCTTTGAGTTCATCTAATCCTTCCACTATCGGGATTCAATCTTTTGAACTCAGACAACAAGATGATCTGAGATTTGGCCCGTCAAGTTCTAGGTCGGTTAACGTTCAGAACCAGTCAGATTCGATGCCAGGGTTGTTCCATTTTGGGCATTCGAAGTTCATGGGGCCGGCTCAGGAGCTTCTGAATGAGTTTTGTAATCTTGGGACAAAGCaaaatgatgaaaattcaaagaaaaatttgcagaaaaatgGCGATTTTCATGATGATGAAAGTACCATTAAAAGCCAATCACTTTACTCTCTTGACCTTTTGGAGTTGCAGAAAAGAAAAGCCAAGTTGCTTCATATGCTGGAAGAG GTGGATAAAAGGTATAAGCACTACTGTGATCAGATGAAGGCTGTGGTATCATCTTTCGAATCGGTAGCCGGAAATGGCGCTGCCACGGTGTACTCGGCCTTGGCCTCAAGGGCTATGTCGAGGCACTTTAGATGCTTAAGAGATGGAATTGTGAGCCAAATTAAGGCCACAAAAAAGGCAATGGGAGACAAAGATACTGCCGCTCCAGGAACTAGCAAAGGAGAAACACCAAGATTACGATTTATTGATCAATCTTTGAGGCAACATCGGCAATTCCAACAAATGAGCATGATGGAAAGTCATCCATGGAGACCGCAACGAGGCCTGCCCGAAAGATCAGTTTCTGTTCTCCGTGCTTGGCTTTTCGAGCACTTCCTTCACCC GTATCCAAGTGATGTAGATAAACATATTTTAGCCCGCCAAACAGGCCTTTCAAGAAGCCAG GTTTCAAATTGGTTCATCAATGCAAGAGTGAGGCTATGGAAACCCATGGTGGAGGAAATGTACTTAGAAGAGCTGAAAGAGCGAGATGGAGTACTGGGAGCTTTAGAGGTTGCAAATCTTGATGAAAACGAAAGCCTGCagaatcaaaatctttccaTAAACGAAAATGATCAAAAGCCAACCCAGGATCAATTAGTACGAATCGATTCGGAATGTTTATCTTCAATAATCAACAATCCTGAGAAAAACAACGGCAAAAAGAACAGAACCCTCCGAAACGAACTGCAAAACCAGGCTTTCGGCAGAGTAGCGGGAGACTCATATGGTGCCATGGAACTTGACTTCTCATCATCATACACTCACCATGCAGCAGCCACCGGCTCTTATGTCGAGAACGCCGGTGTTCCCAGCTACGCAGCTGCAGCTGGCGGAGGCGGAGTGTCCTTGACATTGGGATTGCAGCAACATGGTGGGGTGAGTTTATCATTCTCCCCGACGTCCCAAAATTCGATCTTTTACCCTAGAGATCACATGGAAGATTGCCAAACAGTCCAGTACTCACTTTTGGATAGCGAAAGCCAGACGTTGCCGTACAGGAATTTGATGGGTGCACAGTTGCTGCATGATTTGGCtggataa
- the LOC140968478 gene encoding golgin candidate 6 produces MDLVSKYQGVVGRVFGNDNSSSNDDSYVERLLDRISNGVLAEDRRNAMSELQSVVAESRAAQLAFGAMGFPVMLSVLKEERDDVEMVRGALETLVSALSPVEHARVSKNEVEPALLNSDLLSREVESISLLLSLLSEEDFYVRYYTLQLLTALLTNSPNSLQEAILTIPRGVTRLMDMLMDREVIRNEALLLLTYLTREAQEIQKIVVFEGAFEKIFSIIKEEGGSEGGVVVQDCLELLNNLLRNNASNQVLLRETMGFDSLISILKLRGNTYKFTQQKTINLVSVLDTINLLLLGNQEADPGKDTDRMANKTVLVQKKVLDHLLMLGVESQWAPVAVRCMALRCIGDLVINHPKNRDALASKVLGEEPQVEPALNSILRIILRTSSMQEFMAADSVFKSFCEKNPDGQTMLASTLIPQPHSMVHAPLEEDVNMSFGSMLLHGLTLSEGDGDLETCCRAASVLSHILKDNVHCKERVLQIDLEAPTPSLGGPEPLMHRLVKYLALASSMKSKDGKASTSGSIYVQPILLKLLVIWLSDCQRAVQCFLDSRPHLTYMLELISNPTATICVKGLAAALIGECVIYNKITESGRDAFSIVDTVSQKNGLTSFFLKFDEMQKSLLFTSAKPALPRKPLTRSTAASMSDFEDVDEREATDQKNENHPMLGMVLDSQFVFFVKELEAKIREQIVEIYSHPKSQVAVIPAELEQSSGESDGDYIQRLKRFMEKQCLEIQDLLSRNSILAEDLAKTGGNVSSQIEHKTSGGVERLQVDTLRRELQESFQRLETLKAEKARIEAESSKHRNLASKMESDLKSLSDAYNSLEQANFQLEREVKALKSGGAVPIPDVEAIKAEARDEAQKESEAELNDLLVCLGQEQSKVEKLSARLLELGENVDKLLEGIGDDMGLQDDEEEDEKD; encoded by the exons ATGGATTTAGTATCCAAGTACCAG GGTGTTGTTGGGCGGGTTTTTGGAAATGACAATTCCAGTTCAAATGACGATAG TTATGTTGAGCGCTTGCTTGACCGCATTAGCAATGGTGTCCTGGCTGAGGACAGAAGGAATGCCATGTCTGAACTTCAATCAGTTGTGGCTGAGAGTCGTGCTGCACAGTTAGCTTTTGGGGCAATGG GCTTTCCTGTAATGTTGAGTGTTTTAAAGGAGGAGCGCGATGATGTAGAAATG GTCCGAGGGGCTCTAGAAACTCTTGTAAGTGCCTTAAGTCCTGTTGAACACGCAAGAGTATCGAAGAATGAGGTTGAGCCTGCTTTGTTGAATAGTGATCTGCTATCTAGAGAAGTAGAAAGCATTTCTCTTCTCCTGAGTCTATTG TCAGAGGAGGATTTCTATGTGCGATATTATACACTGCAATTATTGACAGCACTTCTAACCAATTCTCCGAACAG TCTTCAGGAAGCTATTCTCACGATTCCACGTGGTGTAACTCGGCTTATGGACATGCTCATGGATCGTGAG GTTATACGGAATGAAGCATTATTACTTCTCACATATTTGACTCGGGAAGCTCAG GAAATTCAAAAAATTGTGGTCTTTGAAGGTGCATTTGAGAAGATTTTTAGCATCATCAAAGAGGAAGGAGGTTCTGAAGGTGGTGTTGTTGTGCAG GACTGTCTCGAATTGTTGAACAATCTCCTTCGAAATAATGCCTCAAATCAG GTGTTACTTAGGGAGACAATGGGCTTTGACTCTTTGATCTCGATTTTGAAGCTCAGAGGAAACACCTATAAGTTCACACAACAGAAG ACGATAAATCTTGTTAGTGTGTTGGACACTATTAATTTACTCCTACTTGGAAATCAAGAAGCAGATCCTGGAAAAGACACTGACAGGATGGCCAATAAAACTGTTTTGGTTCAG AAGAAGGTGTTGGATCATCTTTTGATGTTGGGAGTTGAGAGTCAATGGGCTCCTGTTGCTGTTCGTTGTATG GCACTTAGATGTATTGGTGACCTAGTTATCAATCATCCTAAGAATCGTGATGCCCTTGCAAGTAAAGTACTTGGAGAGGAGCCACAAGTTGAGCCTGCCCTAAATTCTATTCTCCGGATTATTTTGAGAACTTCTAGCATGCAAGAGTTCATGGCAGCTGACTCTGTTTTTAAGAGCTTTTGTGAG AAAAATCCCGACGGTCAAACAATGTTGGCTTCCACTTTAATTCCTCAACCTCACTCAATGGTCCATGCTCCTCTAGAGGAGGATGTCAATATGTCATTTGGGAG CATGCTGCTCCATGGTCTGACATTGAGCGAGGGTGATGGCGATCTTGAG ACTTGCTGTAGGGCAGCCAGTGTTCTTTCTCATATTTTGAAGGATAACGTCCATTGCAAGGAGAGG GTCCTTCAAATTGACCTTGAGGCACCTACGCCTTCACTGGGAGGCCCAGAGCCTTTGATGCACCGTCTGGTGAAGTACCTGGCCCTTGCCTCTTCCATGAAGAGTAAAGATGGAAAAGCCAGCACATCCGGGTCTATATATGTCCAGCCAATTCTATTAAAACTTCTGGTTATTTGGCTGTCTGATTGTCAACGTGCTGTTCAGTGTTTCCTTGATTCTCGACCGCATCTCACATACATGCTTGAGTTAATTTCAAATCCAACCGCGACTATATGTGTAAAGGGATTGGCTGCTGCGCTCATTGGAGAGTGTgtaatatacaataaaatcacTGAGAGTGGAAGGGATGCTTTCAGTATTGTTGATACCGTAAGTCAGAAAAACGGGCTTACATCTTTCTTTCTGAAGTTCGATGAAATGCAGAAGAGCTTGCTTTTTACATCCGCAAAGCCAGCTCTGCCCCGTAAACCACTGACAAGATCTACTGCTGCCAGTATGTCTGATTTTGAAGATGTTGACGAGAGGGAGGCTACCGATCAGAAAAATGAGAACCATCCCATGCTTGGGATGGTGCTCGATTCTCaatttgttttctttgtgaAGGAATTAGAGGCAAAGATTAGAGAACAGATCGTAGAAATCTATAGTCACCCAAAGAGCCAGGTGGCAGTGATACCAGCAGAACTGGAACAGAGCAGTGGAGAAAGTGATGGTGACTACATCCAACGCCTAAAAAGATTTATGGAGAAGCAGTGCCTGGAGATACAG GATCTTTTGAGTCGGAATTCTATTCTGGCTGAGGACCTGGCAAAGACAGGTGGCAATGTTTCATCCCAGATAGAGCATAAAACAAGTGGTGGCGTAGAAAGACTCCAGGTTGACACACTCCGCCGGGAGCTTCAAGAGTCTTTTCAACGACTAGAAACCCTCAAAGCTGAGAAAGCCAGAATTGAAGCTGAGTCCTCGAAACACCGAAATTTAGCAAGTAAAATGGAATCTGATCTTAAAAGCTTGTCTGATGCGTACAATAGCCTGGAGCAGGCAAACTTTCAACTAGAACGCGAAGTAAAAGCGCTGAAGAGTGGTGGAGCAGTGCCTATCCCAGATGTTGAGGCAATAAAGGCAGAAGCGAGGGACGAAGCTCAAAAGGAGAGCGAAGCTGAACTGAATGATTTGCTGGTCTGTCTTGGTCAAGAGCAGAGCAAAGTGGAAAAACTTAGCGCACGCCTCCTAGAGTTGGGGGAGAATGTAGATAAATTGTTGGAAGGAATTGGAGATGATATGGGACTCCAAGATGACGAGGAGGAAGATgaaaaagattga
- the LOC140968569 gene encoding protein SPIRAL1-like 5, with protein sequence MNDDQSCTANIPTHRIHSPMSSSIIIYKYRLGSPVILLRLIIYIPRRFNSLIQKSIMKRGGSYGGGQSSLGYLFGTDDKKKNDAAPPSPGAVLPPYGIDIEVEKPQENLGSPSYQNKANISNNYPRVQGQNSGNFISGRPSTKVKSAPGGDSSLGYLFGDKSGNMA encoded by the exons ATGAACGACGACCAATCTTGTACGGCCAACATTCCAACGCACAGAATACACTCTCCCATGTCATcctcaattattatttataaatataggCTCGGTTCCCCAGTTATCCTTCTCCGCTTAATCATATATATTCCAAGAAGATTTAATTCATTAATACAGAAATCAATTATGAAAAGAGGTGGAAGCTATGGAGGTGGGCAGAGTTCTCTGGGCTATCTCTTTGGTACTGATgacaaaaagaaaaatgatgcgGCGCCGCCATCTCCGGGGGCTGTTTTGCCACCTTATGGGATTGATATAGAAGTCGAAAAGCCTCAAGAAAATCTTGGATCCCCATCTTATCAGAACAAAGCTAATATATCCAACAACTATCCTAGGGTTCAGGGCCAAAATTCAGGAAACTTCATCAGT GGTCGTCCATCAACAAAGGTCAAATCTGCTCCCGGTGGAGATTCATCTTTAGGGTATCTGTTTGGAGACAAGTCCGGAAATATGGCGTAA